The following coding sequences lie in one SAR86 cluster bacterium genomic window:
- the pdxA gene encoding 4-hydroxythreonine-4-phosphate dehydrogenase PdxA → MKVKLAISPGDPTGIGPDICIQAFSSQRQLDYLPVIFGDPYVFEKRAKDLKKNLKIKLYSGNEENIEDDCLIIHPVNMTEEIITGESNPKNAHYIISILKESATRTLNGEFDALVTGPINKQIINQGGIDFLGHTEFLANLSNTPKVVMMLVNDSLKVALATTHVPLNKVSKMITEENIEQCINIIRKDLQTKWMINNPVIKVLGLNPHAGDGGFLGQEEKDILIPLIKKLRGLKYKIIGPDSADTAFVKDNMKGVDAILAMYHDQGLPVIKSSGFGNIINITLGLPFIRTSVDHGTAYDLAGSGKANENSILNASNLAYSMSLN, encoded by the coding sequence ATGAAGGTTAAGCTTGCAATCTCGCCAGGAGATCCCACAGGTATTGGACCTGATATATGTATCCAAGCATTTTCATCGCAAAGACAATTAGATTATTTACCTGTTATTTTTGGAGATCCCTATGTTTTTGAAAAAAGAGCAAAAGATTTAAAAAAGAATCTCAAAATAAAATTATATTCTGGTAATGAAGAAAATATAGAGGATGATTGTTTGATTATCCATCCAGTAAATATGACAGAAGAAATCATAACTGGGGAATCTAATCCTAAAAATGCGCATTACATTATTTCCATTCTAAAAGAATCTGCTACCCGAACACTAAATGGAGAATTTGATGCTTTAGTAACTGGACCTATTAATAAGCAAATAATTAATCAAGGTGGAATAGATTTTCTCGGTCATACAGAATTTCTAGCTAATTTATCAAATACTCCAAAAGTAGTAATGATGTTAGTAAATGACTCTTTAAAGGTTGCTCTTGCTACTACTCATGTGCCTTTAAATAAAGTCTCTAAAATGATAACTGAAGAAAATATAGAGCAATGTATTAATATTATAAGAAAAGACCTTCAAACCAAATGGATGATAAATAATCCTGTTATTAAAGTCCTAGGTCTGAACCCTCATGCAGGAGATGGAGGATTCTTAGGACAAGAGGAGAAAGATATACTCATTCCATTAATTAAAAAATTAAGAGGTTTAAAGTATAAGATCATAGGTCCAGATTCTGCAGATACAGCGTTCGTAAAAGATAACATGAAAGGAGTAGATGCCATACTTGCTATGTACCACGATCAAGGACTGCCTGTAATTAAATCTAGTGGATTTGGAAACATAATTAATATTACTCTTGGACTTCCATTCATCAGGACTTCTGTAGATCATGGGACAGCTTATGATCTTGCTGGTTCAGGAAAAGCTAATGAAAATAGCATTTTGAATGCTTCAAATCTAGCCTACTCAATGAGCTTAAATTAA